In Oryza sativa Japonica Group chromosome 11, ASM3414082v1, the following are encoded in one genomic region:
- the LOC9270662 gene encoding uncharacterized protein, with amino-acid sequence MSPGEFIANFLIKWNQENYILLRIRVIVAFLISLYALMMLFSGIFLFAMKRSMLSFLDAVTDAILVYVMGVMQAAPFKNQLFPVWALMLVSFRSSINCLSSYGTFFELRNSLKLLAVAYLNITHGSKLWHVPFWLFWSLLALNCCYRILARHVASKSLWNGRSSELLQEYMGANGNESNFNPERCNPETMEGYKYFVYGESQKSRMNGHSLSVKDLRTPITLDKIWQCECDDDMLLSSIKRQGKDLSLSFALSRLLRCRLEGAKLHADTVSMTRKLISKRILAEDPENEQLGIRILELDVEFLRDSLHTSYPMVFCSGFLSLSFTILACLVKFLVVLWLYKDISKVYSLDLDPLSFYKDFNKRGLRLYIDETRITTYSLTSVIILETWEVLTYFESNWTRLLAMCKFVNCRNRCLKFVLNMLFRFHYMLNLVKRFDISCLQQCPTMFMRSFGFCSTMFKWEMTPFIKGRNPNESVKARVIQALRSMDLEGHPLSKDLPSPRLSVRAERYWLASVADVPRCSRVILVWHIATCLCEIKFANDSFTGCCLKWMSMLPSTEVDETDDELDKSYAVTYYLSRYCMHLLVSKRKLLPEDILVSKKTLQDTVQCAREMLKGCNSFQSVYDKLMEEPQKALVPDAHDMNLSGNILQQGAIMANALIVNEEDEACRWEILAEVWAHLIVHIAPSSRIEAHAENLKSGSEFITVIWALFSHCGIEKSELWQ; translated from the coding sequence ATGAGTCCTGGTGAATTTATTGCAAATTTTCTCATCAAATGGAATCAGGAGAACTACATCTTGCTTCGAATCCGAGTCATAGTCGCATTCCTCATATCGCTCTACGCATTGATGATGCTCTTCTCGGGCATTTTCCTCTTCGCTATGAAAAGATCCATGTTGAGCTTCCTAGATGCTGTGACTGACGCCATCCTGGTGTATGTTATGGGGGTCATGCAAGCCGCACCTTTCAAGAACCAGCTGTTCCCAGTCTGGGCCCTTATGCTGGTCAGCTTCCGCTCTAGCATCAATTGCCTCTCTAGTTATGGAACGTTTTTTGAGCTGAGAAATTCGTTGAAGCTTTTAGCTGTGGCATACCTTAATATAACACATGGGTCCAAGTTGTGGCATGTCCCATTCTGGTTATTTTGGAGTCTTCTGGCACTAAATTGTTGTTACAGGATTCTGGCACGTCATGTAGCATCCAAATCCTTGTGGAATGGCCGGAGTTCAGAACTTCTTCAGGAGTACATGGGTGCCAATGGTAATGAGAGCAACTTTAACCCTGAAAGATGCAACCCGGAGACCATGGAAGGATACAAGTACTTTGTCTATGGAGAGTCACAGAAGAGCAGAATGAATGGACACAGCCTAAGTGTTAAAGACTTGAGGACACCAATTACCTTGGACAAGATTTGGCAATGTGAATGTGATGATGACATGCTGCTAAGCTCCATCAAAAGGCAGGGGAAGGACCTGAGCCTGTCCTTTGCATTGTCTCGGTTGCTCCGGTGTAGGCTGGAAGGAGCAAAACTGCATGCAGACACTGTTTCCATGACCCGAAAGCTGATCAGCAAGAGGATCCTCGCAGAAGATCCTGAAAATGAACAGCTCGGTATCCGTATCTTGGAGCTGGATGTTGAGTTTCTCCGGGACTCCCTCCACACTAGTTACCCTATGGTCTTCTGCAGCGGGTTTCTCTCACTCTCCTTCACTATCCTGGCATGTTTGGTTAAGTTTCTCGTGGTTCTATGGCTTTACAAGGACATCAGTAAGGTGTATTCACTGGATCTGGATCCGCTGTCTTTTTACAAAGACTTTAATAAGCGGGGGCTGCGCTTATATATTGATGAAACGAGAATCACCACATATTCCTTGACCAGCGTGATAATCTTGGAGACGTGGGAGGTACTCACTTACTTCGAATCAAACTGGACACGATTACTAGCCATGTGCAAGTTTGTGAATTGCAGAAACAGATGCCTGAAATTTGTCCTGAATATGCTATTTAGATTCCATTACATGCTTAACTTGGTGAAAAGATTTGATATTTCGTGTCTGCAACAGTGTCCCACCATGTTCATGCGATCATTTGGATTCTGCTCAACCATGTTTAAGTGGGAAATGACTCCTTTTATTAAAGGAAGGAATCCAAATGAAAGTGTAAAGGCAAGAGTCATTCAAGCACTCCGCTCCATGGACCTCGAGGGCCATCCTCTGTCAAAAGACCTCCCCTCGCCGCGTCTCAGTGTGAGAGCTGAGCGTTATTGGTTGGCATCCGTTGCAGATGTACCAAGATGCTCCCGTGTTATTCTGGTCTGGCACATTGCAACATGCCTATGCGAGATCAAGTTTGCCAATGACAGTTTTACTGGTTGCTGCTTAAAATGGATGTCGATGTTACCATCAACTGAGGTGGATGAGACCGATGATGAGCTCGACAAGTCATACGCGGTGACATATTACTTGTCACGTTACTGTATGCACCTGCTGGTCTCAAAGCGCAAACTGCTACCCGAAGACATTTTGGTGTCCAAGAAGACCCTCCAAGACACTGTTCAGTGTGCTCGTGAGATGCTGAAAGGCTGCAACTCGTTTCAGAGCGTGTACGACAAGCTTATGGAAGAACCGCAGAAAGCTCTTGTTCCAGACGCTCATGACATGAATCTGAGTGGAAACATATTGCAACAAGGTGCTATAATGGCCAATGCACTCATCGTCAACGAGGAGGATGAGGCATGTCGCTGGGAGATCCTAGCTGAGGTGTGGGCTCACTTGATTGTGCACATTGCTCCCAGTTCCAGAATAGAAGCTCATGCCGAGAACCTCAAGTCTGGTAGCGAGTTCATAACCGTCATCTGGGCTTTGTTTTCCCACTGTGGCATCGAGAAGAGCGAATTATGGCAGTAG